The Oceanispirochaeta sp. M1 genome includes a window with the following:
- a CDS encoding serine hydrolase encodes MTDPDRLIDEALQNKYFPGIAVQVEEKGKLIYRRVSGLASELDGVEPLREKSIFGLASLSKALATAPVLLHLLASEGISTREALGYFLPGCNSKQAVLSLHNILLHISGLPPVPEMFKLFPSGDLCDREKAVSHLFSLNPALPQGREMVYSCTGYILLGLVAESIGNDSLDNLFKSIILDAGGLKDLMYNPGDDNRLCCVTEEYDPWRKRWIKGEVHDENAWTMQGVSGNAGLFGTLDSVSSLMELYRSGGILNSSRILREEDAVSMTVRGNPPGSGLPRAYGFGCYDPDFFTGPGFSEKSYGHTGFTGTSVWIDPERDLKFVLLTNRVHYGRDNTAENIKEFRKDFHHLFL; translated from the coding sequence ATGACTGATCCCGATCGTCTGATAGATGAGGCATTGCAGAACAAGTACTTTCCAGGAATTGCTGTACAAGTTGAAGAAAAAGGTAAACTTATTTATAGGAGAGTCAGTGGTCTCGCCTCTGAGCTGGATGGAGTTGAACCCCTTCGTGAAAAATCGATTTTCGGGTTGGCTTCTCTGAGTAAGGCACTGGCTACTGCACCTGTTCTACTGCATCTTCTTGCATCAGAAGGAATTTCTACCAGGGAAGCTCTTGGTTATTTCCTCCCCGGCTGTAACAGTAAGCAGGCTGTACTTTCTCTACATAATATTCTTCTTCATATATCAGGTCTTCCTCCTGTACCGGAAATGTTCAAACTGTTTCCTTCAGGTGATTTGTGCGACAGGGAAAAGGCCGTATCCCATCTTTTTTCCTTAAACCCGGCCTTGCCTCAGGGGAGGGAGATGGTTTATAGCTGTACAGGTTATATTCTGCTTGGACTGGTAGCGGAATCTATCGGGAATGACAGTTTGGATAATCTTTTTAAGAGTATCATCCTTGATGCTGGAGGTCTGAAGGATCTCATGTATAATCCGGGTGATGACAACAGGCTGTGCTGCGTAACAGAGGAATATGACCCCTGGCGGAAGCGATGGATTAAAGGTGAAGTTCATGATGAAAATGCCTGGACTATGCAGGGAGTTTCAGGTAATGCCGGGCTTTTCGGTACCCTTGATTCAGTATCTTCCCTGATGGAACTGTATCGTAGCGGAGGAATTCTCAATTCAAGTCGAATCCTGAGAGAAGAAGATGCCGTATCTATGACTGTCCGGGGGAATCCTCCTGGATCTGGTCTTCCCAGAGCCTATGGTTTTGGCTGTTATGATCCTGATTTTTTCACAGGACCGGGGTTTTCAGAGAAATCATACGGTCATACCGGGTTTACAGGAACAAGTGTATGGATTGATCCGGAACGGGATCTGAAATTTGTACTACTTACAAATCGAGTTCATTATGGAAGAGATAATACAGCAGAAAATATTAAAGAGTTTAGAAAGGATTTTCACCATCTATTTCTTTAA
- the murQ gene encoding N-acetylmuramic acid 6-phosphate etherase gives MDNLSELVTEQANPASLGIDTKNSHEILEIIINEDKKVPLAVEKALPQISPLVDRVVEQFKKGGRLFYIGAGTSGRLGVLDASECPPTYGSDPEMVQGIIAGGQEALTRSVEWAEDDENQGKQTLLDRGFTADDILIGITASGQAPFVIGAMKYAQSIGAAVGALGCNKGSLIFNHADYPVFMDVGPEIVTGSTRMKSGTAQKLVLNMITTSSMILMGKVYNNLMVDLKPVNQKLILRAKRLILMATGCSPEEAGKVFETSGHHVKTAIVMQLLGTDKDNAVALLEENEGKIGLVLKK, from the coding sequence ATGGATAATTTATCAGAACTTGTTACTGAACAGGCCAATCCCGCCTCATTGGGCATTGATACAAAGAATAGCCATGAAATACTCGAAATAATAATCAATGAAGATAAAAAGGTACCCCTTGCCGTGGAGAAGGCTCTCCCTCAGATAAGCCCTTTAGTTGATAGAGTAGTAGAACAATTTAAGAAGGGAGGCCGCCTTTTTTACATCGGAGCAGGCACATCCGGCCGCCTGGGGGTATTAGATGCTTCAGAATGCCCGCCTACATACGGCAGCGATCCCGAAATGGTTCAGGGCATAATTGCCGGTGGACAAGAGGCACTGACAAGATCTGTGGAATGGGCTGAAGATGATGAGAATCAGGGGAAACAGACACTTCTGGACCGTGGATTTACTGCAGATGATATACTTATAGGTATCACAGCAAGCGGTCAGGCCCCTTTTGTTATTGGAGCCATGAAGTATGCTCAATCCATCGGAGCTGCTGTTGGAGCTCTGGGATGCAATAAAGGATCTCTGATTTTTAACCATGCAGACTATCCGGTATTTATGGATGTAGGACCTGAAATAGTCACAGGTTCAACAAGAATGAAGTCAGGAACTGCTCAAAAGCTTGTTCTGAATATGATAACAACCAGCTCCATGATTCTGATGGGCAAGGTTTATAACAACCTGATGGTGGATTTGAAACCTGTTAATCAGAAATTGATCCTCAGAGCCAAACGGCTTATCCTAATGGCAACAGGATGCAGCCCCGAGGAAGCCGGGAAAGTATTCGAAACCTCAGGACATCACGTAAAGACAGCAATCGTCATGCAGTTACTGGGAACTGATAAGGATAATGCAGTTGCTCTTCTTGAAGAAAATGAGGGGAAGATAGGCCTGGTTTTAAAGAAATAG
- a CDS encoding anhydro-N-acetylmuramic acid kinase, with protein sequence MNKEYICVGIMSGTSVDGVDTGLFKIQFRQGIPNIKMIHAETYPIDKPLRDEIILQMAGVKNALHRLTLLNMRLGELYGDCVNRLLVQTGIKAADVTVIGSHGQTMFHIGKKEEFCSQNVNGTLQIGEGSIIAQRTAIPTVSDFRPADMAAGGEGAPFVPFLDRILADKYEGTSAFQNIGGIGNVSFVSNDSILAFDTGPGNMILDQLVEHHSNGEKHYDKDGEIALTGTVIPSLLEEWMNHPYLRESPPKTTGRELFGTRFFEDYPLDNSLDFKDVLHTAAVFTGKTIAGSYRSYLSELPGTVVVSGGGVHNPIIMSTLRAELPECKIISGDDDGISSDFKEAAAFALLGLYYMLDIPGNEPQATGAASPVILGKLSKPLPAGL encoded by the coding sequence ATGAATAAAGAATACATTTGTGTAGGAATAATGTCGGGTACTTCCGTTGATGGAGTGGATACCGGATTGTTCAAAATCCAATTCCGGCAGGGAATTCCCAATATTAAGATGATTCATGCTGAAACCTATCCTATAGATAAACCCCTTCGTGATGAAATCATTCTTCAGATGGCAGGAGTAAAGAATGCCCTTCATCGGCTGACTCTCCTTAATATGCGTCTGGGAGAACTTTACGGAGACTGTGTGAATCGGCTTTTAGTTCAAACAGGGATAAAAGCCGCAGATGTCACTGTCATTGGATCCCATGGTCAGACTATGTTCCATATCGGTAAAAAGGAAGAATTCTGTTCGCAGAATGTAAACGGTACTCTGCAGATCGGAGAAGGATCAATCATTGCTCAGAGAACTGCAATTCCCACAGTCAGTGATTTCAGACCGGCTGATATGGCTGCCGGTGGGGAAGGAGCACCTTTTGTACCTTTTCTGGACCGTATACTGGCAGATAAATATGAAGGAACTTCCGCTTTTCAGAACATAGGGGGGATCGGCAACGTAAGTTTTGTCAGTAATGACAGTATTCTTGCCTTCGATACCGGTCCGGGAAACATGATTCTGGATCAGCTTGTTGAGCATCATAGCAATGGAGAAAAGCATTATGATAAGGATGGGGAGATTGCCCTGACAGGGACTGTTATTCCTTCACTTCTGGAAGAGTGGATGAATCACCCTTATCTTAGGGAGAGCCCTCCAAAAACAACAGGACGAGAGCTCTTCGGTACTCGTTTCTTCGAAGATTATCCGTTGGATAATTCTCTGGATTTTAAAGATGTTCTTCATACGGCAGCCGTATTTACTGGAAAGACTATTGCAGGAAGTTATAGGAGTTACCTCTCTGAATTGCCTGGTACAGTCGTAGTCAGTGGAGGCGGGGTACATAATCCTATCATTATGAGCACCCTTCGAGCGGAGCTTCCTGAATGCAAAATAATCAGTGGTGATGATGACGGAATCAGTAGTGATTTTAAAGAGGCCGCAGCTTTTGCTCTTTTGGGTCTCTATTATATGCTGGATATTCCCGGAAATGAACCACAGGCAACAGGAGCTGCTTCTCCAGTTATTTTAGGAAAACTCTCCAAACCATTACCGGCCGGGTTGTGA
- a CDS encoding class I SAM-dependent methyltransferase: METDYSKIASRYDGNKVRQKDVDPQIEELLKTGRDKFKILDLACGTGKYLKVQSEFYKDAPIKWLGADRSKEMLAVSQSKGINADFICCDAEDSSISPDSSLDYIRNEYAWHHFTDHPAVIKNIFRMLKPGRLFTMVNICPEYMKNYWVYHYFPGAKSIDEDRFISAEELLKSFKDQGFEVKIRVKTIVSELNLKKVLEEAQNRDISQLTLIEDDEYESGMLKIKEDYKNAALLVHDMSFIELKALKKD, translated from the coding sequence ATGGAAACAGACTATTCAAAGATTGCCTCCCGTTATGACGGCAACAAAGTACGGCAGAAAGACGTAGACCCTCAGATAGAAGAGCTGCTTAAAACAGGCAGAGATAAATTTAAGATTCTTGATCTGGCCTGTGGGACAGGAAAATATCTGAAGGTGCAGAGTGAATTCTACAAGGATGCCCCCATAAAATGGCTGGGCGCCGACAGGTCAAAAGAGATGCTTGCGGTTTCACAAAGCAAAGGGATAAATGCAGATTTCATATGCTGCGATGCTGAAGACTCTTCCATATCTCCCGATTCCAGCCTCGACTACATCCGCAACGAATATGCCTGGCATCATTTTACAGATCATCCCGCAGTAATAAAGAATATATTTAGAATGCTAAAACCCGGCAGACTTTTTACCATGGTCAATATCTGCCCTGAATACATGAAAAACTATTGGGTATATCACTACTTTCCCGGAGCCAAAAGCATAGATGAGGATCGATTTATCAGCGCAGAGGAGCTGTTGAAATCTTTTAAAGATCAGGGATTCGAAGTAAAAATACGAGTAAAAACAATTGTCAGCGAACTCAATCTGAAGAAGGTCCTTGAAGAAGCACAAAACAGAGATATATCCCAACTGACTCTGATTGAAGATGATGAGTATGAATCGGGTATGCTGAAGATAAAAGAGGACTATAAAAATGCCGCCCTACTGGTTCATGATATGTCATTTATAGAGTTGAAGGCTTTGAAGAAGGATTAA
- a CDS encoding 3-ketoacyl-ACP reductase: MASQAKTILVTGSSRGIGRGIALKLAEKGFDVAVNYAGNSEAAQESLELCRKASSSAGYAGRFEAFQGDISNAKSREKLLSEVLSHFGDLHGLVNNAGVAPKERRDILDMTEESFDRLIATNLKGSFHLSQAVSKYWLSLPLSERGFRSLIFITSVSSEMVSINRAEYCIAKAGLSMASQLFARRLADENIGVYELRPGIILTDMTGAVKDKYDALIAEGLVPQKRWGTPEDLGKAAASLITGDFPYSTGSVIHVDGALHIPAL; the protein is encoded by the coding sequence ATGGCTTCACAGGCAAAGACAATACTGGTCACAGGTTCCAGCCGCGGCATAGGAAGGGGCATCGCCCTCAAACTGGCCGAAAAAGGCTTCGATGTGGCAGTGAACTATGCAGGAAACAGTGAAGCAGCCCAAGAAAGTCTGGAACTATGTCGGAAAGCCTCCTCCTCTGCCGGATATGCAGGCCGCTTTGAAGCCTTCCAGGGTGATATAAGCAACGCAAAGAGCAGAGAAAAACTCTTATCAGAGGTCCTCTCCCATTTCGGTGATCTTCACGGTCTGGTCAATAATGCGGGTGTGGCCCCCAAAGAGAGAAGAGACATTCTGGATATGACAGAGGAGTCCTTCGACCGCCTGATCGCTACAAACCTGAAGGGTTCATTCCATCTCAGCCAGGCCGTCTCAAAATACTGGCTCAGCCTCCCCCTCTCTGAAAGAGGATTCCGCAGCCTGATTTTTATAACTTCTGTTTCATCTGAAATGGTCTCCATCAACAGAGCTGAGTACTGTATAGCAAAAGCTGGACTCTCCATGGCATCCCAGCTTTTTGCCAGGAGACTGGCAGATGAGAATATCGGAGTCTATGAACTGAGACCGGGTATTATCCTGACAGATATGACAGGAGCCGTTAAAGACAAATATGATGCCCTTATCGCCGAAGGATTAGTCCCACAGAAACGCTGGGGAACACCCGAAGATCTGGGCAAAGCCGCAGCCAGCCTGATAACGGGAGACTTCCCCTATTCAACAGGTTCGGTCATACATGTGGACGGGGCTCTGCATATTCCAGCGCTATAG
- a CDS encoding LacI family DNA-binding transcriptional regulator, translating to MGILYFVVVACNNVKGCRRGVLGKRVTVYDIAEELGISPSTVSRVLNNSNLISNERSGQIMDTAERLGYEKRPIKKHMSRVILNLHLFLPKTDNHLTHFFYNISELIESIHEGFGEVKLNIIIRVNDNNLEFLQKKKTGQIDACIFAFTSPSTELADELDTRSIPFILLNRRDENQNYIAYDVPEGMSLLARSVFYARGKDLKPCYLGFGKLPEVSRVRFEALKDMFKKEGIAFDESSVLTVDEFSQIPLRAVDWVLENGFNAVFAFNDLAALSFYQAAGERDIRIPEDLSLTGFDDSPIQNLLPRRIDTVRLSIPVLGQMAGSWLKSNIIDKESDPLREILPIKYIRGGTV from the coding sequence ATGGGAATACTTTACTTTGTAGTTGTTGCGTGCAATAATGTCAAGGGTTGTAGGAGGGGAGTCCTGGGTAAAAGAGTAACCGTATATGATATTGCCGAAGAGCTCGGAATCTCTCCCAGCACGGTTTCCCGTGTCCTCAATAACTCCAACCTCATAAGTAATGAACGTTCAGGTCAGATTATGGATACCGCAGAGCGTCTGGGATATGAGAAGCGGCCCATCAAGAAACATATGAGTCGGGTTATCCTGAATCTTCACCTTTTTCTTCCCAAAACAGATAACCATCTGACCCATTTTTTTTACAATATTTCTGAGCTTATCGAGTCCATTCATGAAGGTTTCGGTGAGGTTAAACTGAATATCATCATCCGGGTTAATGATAATAATCTGGAGTTTCTACAGAAGAAGAAAACCGGACAGATAGATGCCTGTATTTTTGCATTTACAAGTCCTTCCACCGAACTTGCTGATGAACTGGACACTCGCTCCATCCCCTTTATTCTCCTGAATCGTCGGGATGAGAATCAGAATTATATAGCCTATGATGTTCCGGAAGGTATGTCACTCCTGGCCCGTTCTGTTTTCTATGCCAGAGGGAAGGACTTAAAGCCCTGCTATCTTGGTTTCGGAAAGCTGCCTGAAGTCTCAAGGGTCAGGTTCGAGGCTTTGAAAGATATGTTTAAGAAAGAGGGTATAGCTTTTGATGAGTCCTCTGTTTTGACTGTGGATGAATTCTCTCAGATTCCACTTCGTGCTGTGGACTGGGTTCTTGAGAATGGCTTCAATGCGGTATTTGCCTTTAATGATCTGGCAGCACTCTCTTTTTATCAGGCTGCCGGGGAACGGGATATCCGTATCCCCGAAGATCTTTCACTCACAGGATTTGATGATTCTCCCATTCAGAACCTGCTGCCCCGCAGGATCGATACGGTAAGGCTCTCTATCCCTGTTCTGGGACAGATGGCCGGCAGCTGGCTTAAGTCGAATATTATTGATAAAGAATCAGATCCCCTCAGGGAGATTCTGCCTATTAAATATATTAGAGGCGGGACAGTTTAG
- the typA gene encoding translational GTPase TypA: MPHRNNSFNKNLRNIAIIAHVDHGKTTLVDSMFKQSGTFREGQETEERLMDNMDLERERGITIAAKNCSIDWKGIKVNILDTPGHADFGGEVERALSMVDGVVLLVDASEGPLPQTRFVLSKALEAGLSVIVVINKIDRPDARPKEVLSEVYDLLIDLDAHDDQLECPVLFADGRSGIAKKNFEDEADNLHVLMDTIIEEVSPPAYNDAEPFQMLVTDLSYSDYLGRLAIGKVVHGHVKSRDSLVCITEEAKQVPLNVSKIQVYNGPSLVETDNASPGDIIVLAGIDDVHIGDTICTREAPKALKRITVDEPTVSMRFSPNTSPTMGTEGKFVQSSKIRERLEKETMLNVSIKVEESIDTDGFIVKGRGEFQMVILIETMRREGFELCVGRPEVLFHHKDGKVLEPIETLYVDCEEVYTGVVTEKLSKKKGRMVSYVNHEHGRVRLEFSVPARALIGYRDEFLTDTRGTGIMNSLISGYEEYRGDFPDRTLGALVADRTGEAVPYALFNLEPRGTLFIQPGDTIYEGMIVGEHNRENDLNINASKTKKLSNVRASGKDDAVVLTPIIPLTLERGIQFLREDELLEVTPKSIRLRKIILSASERKISGKKN, from the coding sequence TTGCCTCATAGAAATAATAGTTTTAACAAGAATCTTAGAAATATAGCCATCATTGCCCATGTAGACCATGGAAAAACAACTCTGGTGGACTCTATGTTCAAACAGTCCGGTACCTTCCGTGAAGGACAGGAAACAGAAGAACGTCTGATGGACAATATGGACCTGGAACGGGAACGCGGAATCACTATCGCTGCCAAGAACTGTTCCATCGACTGGAAGGGTATAAAAGTAAATATCCTTGATACCCCCGGACATGCCGACTTTGGAGGTGAGGTGGAAAGAGCCCTCTCCATGGTAGACGGTGTAGTTCTCCTGGTAGATGCCTCAGAAGGTCCCCTGCCTCAGACTCGTTTTGTTCTCTCCAAGGCTTTGGAGGCAGGTCTTTCAGTTATTGTAGTTATCAATAAAATCGACCGTCCCGATGCACGTCCCAAAGAGGTTTTAAGTGAAGTATACGACCTTCTGATCGACCTGGATGCCCACGATGATCAGCTTGAATGTCCCGTACTTTTTGCCGATGGACGTTCCGGGATTGCCAAGAAAAATTTTGAAGACGAAGCAGATAACCTTCATGTTCTGATGGACACCATCATTGAAGAAGTTTCTCCTCCCGCTTATAACGATGCAGAACCCTTTCAGATGCTGGTAACAGACCTGTCTTACTCCGACTACCTGGGACGCCTGGCAATCGGTAAGGTCGTTCATGGTCATGTTAAATCCAGAGACTCCTTGGTCTGTATCACAGAAGAGGCAAAGCAGGTTCCTCTGAATGTGTCAAAAATCCAGGTATACAATGGTCCCTCACTGGTAGAAACAGACAATGCCAGTCCTGGAGACATCATTGTACTTGCAGGTATCGACGATGTTCATATTGGAGATACCATCTGCACCCGTGAGGCTCCCAAGGCTCTGAAACGGATCACAGTCGATGAACCTACCGTTTCAATGCGCTTCTCACCCAATACCTCTCCCACCATGGGAACCGAGGGTAAGTTTGTTCAGTCCAGTAAAATCCGAGAGCGTCTCGAAAAAGAGACTATGCTCAATGTATCCATCAAGGTGGAAGAGTCTATTGATACGGATGGATTTATTGTTAAAGGACGTGGTGAGTTCCAGATGGTTATCCTAATCGAGACCATGAGACGAGAAGGCTTTGAGCTTTGTGTCGGACGGCCCGAAGTTCTCTTCCATCATAAAGACGGAAAGGTTCTTGAGCCCATTGAAACTCTCTATGTGGACTGTGAAGAGGTCTATACAGGAGTTGTTACCGAGAAACTCTCCAAGAAGAAAGGCCGGATGGTCAGCTATGTAAACCATGAGCACGGCCGTGTTCGTTTGGAATTTTCAGTTCCTGCAAGAGCACTTATCGGTTACCGTGATGAGTTTTTGACAGATACAAGAGGTACAGGAATTATGAACTCCCTGATCTCCGGTTATGAAGAGTATAGAGGGGACTTTCCGGATCGTACTTTGGGAGCTCTTGTGGCTGACAGAACTGGTGAGGCTGTTCCCTATGCCTTGTTCAATCTGGAACCCAGAGGAACACTTTTTATTCAGCCTGGTGATACCATTTATGAGGGTATGATTGTAGGTGAGCATAACAGAGAAAATGACCTGAATATAAATGCCAGTAAGACCAAAAAGCTTTCCAATGTCCGTGCCTCGGGTAAGGATGATGCGGTTGTACTGACACCCATAATTCCCCTGACTCTGGAACGTGGTATTCAGTTTCTCCGTGAGGATGAGCTGCTGGAAGTAACTCCCAAGTCTATCCGTCTGAGAAAGATTATCCTTTCTGCCTCAGAGCGGAAGATTAGTGGTAAGAAGAACTAA